A section of the Rummeliibacillus pycnus genome encodes:
- a CDS encoding FixH family protein: protein MKKLLISLAVIAGVLTGCNNANTAKTDDSTSHNEGTLDEVKVDIQTPEKVEVGKDVDLVAHLTQGGKNVDDADEVKFEVWESGNRDKGQMLEGKLDKDGIYKATTKFNHDGVYYMYAHTTAHGLHAMPKKKIVVGNPDMKKVKEDQDDGSMEGMDMNNSSADDH, encoded by the coding sequence ATGAAGAAATTGTTAATTAGTCTAGCGGTAATTGCAGGTGTACTTACGGGGTGTAACAATGCAAATACTGCAAAAACAGATGATTCAACCTCTCATAATGAAGGAACTTTAGATGAAGTAAAAGTAGATATTCAAACACCTGAAAAAGTAGAAGTAGGAAAAGATGTAGATTTAGTTGCACATCTTACACAAGGTGGGAAGAATGTCGATGATGCAGATGAAGTGAAATTTGAAGTATGGGAATCAGGGAATCGTGACAAAGGTCAAATGCTAGAAGGAAAATTGGATAAGGATGGCATCTATAAAGCTACAACGAAATTTAATCATGATGGAGTTTACTATATGTACGCACACACCACAGCACATGGATTACACGCAATGCCTAAAAAGAAAATTGTTGTTGGAAATCCAGATATGAAAAAAGTAAAAGAAGATCAAGATGATGGAAGTATGGAAGGAATGGACATGAATAATTCTTCTGCAGACGATCATTAA
- a CDS encoding YncE family protein: MRGQKFWIICFLSLAIILGVGGCGKIVYPSIPKNQDFIASVNIQASTINFINEQGKVFTTWKLDQAYTGATLIDQQQILLYGFQLKKATVYNLTTGKQVFTIDTGIGITNGIYDKVHKQIYLANGKTNDITAYNEEGKQTSKQKVGNYPMAMMVHGGQLFVVNYKDTKLSILQTKSLKLRKEWPIQKSSNGMVIVKDQLWIGGHGEGIKPNSTVSIYHLESGKKVSQIKLPMMPVGFVKGTNRVYVISHGDSVLSEVTFDGKVRRELEVGANPFTVNLFKSFVAVAGYDDHCVYFLRKGKIAKTIQVGKGPFQLLVREADQ; encoded by the coding sequence GTGAGAGGACAAAAATTTTGGATTATCTGTTTTTTGAGTTTAGCCATTATTTTAGGAGTCGGAGGATGTGGGAAAATTGTTTACCCATCCATTCCGAAGAATCAGGATTTTATCGCTTCAGTTAATATACAAGCATCTACTATCAATTTTATAAACGAACAAGGAAAAGTTTTTACAACTTGGAAGCTCGATCAAGCATATACGGGTGCTACTTTGATTGACCAGCAGCAAATCTTGTTGTATGGGTTTCAATTAAAAAAAGCAACAGTTTATAATCTGACAACTGGTAAGCAGGTTTTTACCATAGATACTGGAATAGGCATTACAAATGGGATCTATGATAAAGTACACAAACAAATCTATTTAGCAAATGGAAAAACCAATGATATAACTGCTTATAATGAGGAAGGAAAGCAAACTTCAAAGCAAAAAGTAGGAAATTATCCTATGGCAATGATGGTTCATGGTGGACAGCTCTTTGTAGTAAATTACAAAGATACTAAGCTTTCCATATTACAAACAAAGAGTTTAAAGTTACGAAAGGAATGGCCTATACAAAAGTCATCTAATGGCATGGTTATAGTCAAGGATCAACTTTGGATTGGTGGTCACGGCGAGGGGATAAAACCAAATTCAACGGTTAGTATTTATCATTTAGAATCCGGAAAGAAAGTATCACAGATAAAATTACCGATGATGCCAGTGGGCTTTGTAAAAGGAACTAATCGTGTTTATGTTATTAGTCACGGGGATAGTGTACTTTCTGAAGTAACCTTTGATGGAAAAGTTAGACGTGAACTAGAGGTTGGTGCTAATCCGTTTACTGTGAATCTATTTAAATCCTTTGTGGCAGTTGCTGGTTATGATGACCATTGTGTGTATTTTTTACGAAAAGGAAAGATCGCGAAGACAATTCAAGTTGGCAAAGGGCCATTTCAATTGCTTGTAAGGGAGGCAGATCAATGA
- a CDS encoding sensor histidine kinase, whose product MTKLSTRIWLVIVAFLAITVLFMYFLTNFLYEGLYVKDAENSMVEIGEKLSTMYSGGKVTDDFINQIDHYNSYSNFNVFAVRNPRELSACVPFDIDYDALIGSDEREQLLNGKTITKKGYEKRFDRQLISAIIPLTDHHRLEGIIYIYYPLAKITEMASKEVFVLLGSAVIFIFLMGFGVYKGIKHMMKPLNELQNAAEKMAEGDYETRVNVNSKDEIGRLAQTFNKMANSIQQEDEIQKIFLATVSHELRTPISYVKGYGEALEHGYIEASQRQETLALIVREANRLEKLTNELLQLSRAANQKEIVPLYPLPLAETIREVVRIIEQQAKQKAISIVIDIDEEIIINADEEKVQQILINLLENALRYSEENTQIMISAKKEGEFANITIKDHGIGIPEEDLPHIAERFYRVNKARSRSDGGSGLGLSIVDQLVKYLKGTWRVTSELGNGTVVTIQIPLIEEF is encoded by the coding sequence ATGACGAAATTATCCACAAGAATATGGCTAGTTATTGTAGCCTTTTTGGCTATTACAGTGTTATTTATGTATTTTCTTACAAATTTCCTTTATGAAGGACTATATGTAAAGGATGCTGAAAATTCAATGGTTGAAATTGGAGAGAAATTGTCAACCATGTATAGTGGAGGAAAAGTAACTGATGATTTTATCAACCAAATTGACCACTATAACTCCTATTCCAATTTTAATGTATTTGCAGTTCGAAATCCTAGAGAGTTAAGTGCTTGCGTACCATTTGATATAGATTATGATGCTTTGATCGGTTCAGATGAAAGAGAGCAACTTTTAAACGGGAAAACGATCACAAAAAAAGGATATGAGAAGCGTTTTGATCGCCAATTGATATCTGCTATTATCCCCTTAACTGATCATCATCGATTAGAAGGAATTATCTATATTTATTATCCACTTGCTAAAATAACAGAAATGGCTTCAAAAGAAGTCTTCGTTTTATTAGGTAGTGCAGTCATTTTCATATTTTTAATGGGCTTTGGCGTATATAAAGGCATCAAACATATGATGAAACCATTAAATGAATTGCAAAATGCGGCAGAAAAAATGGCAGAAGGTGATTATGAAACTCGAGTGAATGTGAACTCTAAAGATGAGATTGGCCGTTTAGCCCAAACATTTAATAAAATGGCCAATTCAATTCAACAAGAGGATGAAATACAAAAGATATTTTTAGCTACGGTTTCCCATGAGCTAAGAACACCTATTAGTTATGTCAAGGGATATGGTGAAGCATTGGAACATGGTTATATTGAAGCATCACAAAGACAAGAAACTCTAGCGCTAATTGTTCGTGAAGCTAATCGCTTGGAAAAATTGACGAACGAACTCTTGCAACTATCGAGAGCTGCAAACCAAAAAGAAATTGTTCCTTTGTATCCTTTACCACTCGCTGAAACAATACGAGAAGTAGTGCGTATAATCGAACAGCAGGCAAAACAAAAGGCAATATCAATAGTTATAGATATTGACGAAGAAATTATTATTAATGCAGATGAAGAAAAAGTACAACAAATATTAATCAATTTATTAGAAAATGCCCTCCGTTATTCAGAAGAGAATACTCAGATTATGATCAGTGCAAAAAAAGAAGGGGAATTCGCTAATATTACGATAAAAGACCATGGTATTGGTATTCCAGAAGAAGATTTACCTCATATTGCCGAACGATTTTATCGAGTCAATAAAGCACGTAGCAGAAGTGATGGTGGTAGTGGGTTGGGACTATCAATTGTTGATCAACTTGTAAAATATCTTAAAGGAACTTGGCGTGTTACTAGCGAATTAGGTAATGGAACTGTTGTAACGATACAAATACCATTAATAGAGGAGTTTTGA
- a CDS encoding YhgE/Pip domain-containing protein has product MIKAEWSKIFHSRKVLVAIIAVLFVPVLYAGMFLWAFWDPYAHLEDLPVAIVNNDEGAKIDGKEEQLGKDLVENLVDSKKFKFTETSQTQGSNGLKNRDYYLEIVIPKDFSKNAGSILEDNPEQMKIIYKPNEGYNFLGGQIGNSALELVRKEVNKQVSATYAKTLFANIKKMGNGFGDAADGAGQLEKGVGKLDKGANQLNDGIQSAKDGATKLADGTKSAATGSNDLKNGIDSAANGASQINNGTKSAVNGSNQLNNGIVSAKDGSTKLQTGSSDLKKGTETLVSGLEGNTSNINALNNGAQKINTGVGTLSTGLSQLAPGARNVSAGVSQLVTGLGEMPAQISSLQTGVATLNNGASNLTKGTESLAAGTKQLIAQIKAMNLPEDQENALLATATTIDTGASNVNAGAAKLSEGTTQLNNSVAGIKAPTTKDLTALKQGAAQVSAGLDKMNKSVSSELAPGTKQLAAGTNKLASNWSSSIEGAKKLDAGAGNLNKGLSSLNNGLGQLQTGSGKLVSGLGTLSNGTESLVNGMGQLQTGSGQLATGLGTLSNGTQSLVSGALKLADGSQQLADGTSKLKNGAGTLQSKLADAHKEASSVNATQKTYDMVGEPVDVEKQEINKVPNYGTGFAPYFISLGLFVGALLISIVFPLVEPAIKPKNGFSWFTSKTVVLAVVGFIQSLIVVAIALFGLKIEIANVGAFMLMALITSYVFLALVQMLVTVLGDPGRFLAIIVLILQLTTSAGTFPLELVPKALHVFNTILPMTYSVQGFKAAISTGDMGFFGFNMGILLLFMVVFLAITCGFFALLFAKRHSKEAAAE; this is encoded by the coding sequence GTGATTAAAGCAGAATGGAGTAAGATTTTTCATTCTAGAAAAGTTCTGGTTGCTATAATTGCCGTGTTATTTGTCCCAGTACTGTATGCAGGTATGTTTCTTTGGGCATTTTGGGATCCCTATGCCCACTTAGAAGACTTGCCAGTAGCCATCGTTAATAATGATGAAGGTGCTAAAATTGATGGCAAAGAAGAACAACTAGGGAAAGACCTAGTCGAAAATTTAGTGGATAGTAAGAAGTTTAAGTTTACTGAAACTTCACAAACCCAAGGGAGTAATGGTTTAAAAAATCGAGATTACTATTTGGAAATTGTTATTCCAAAAGATTTCTCAAAAAATGCAGGGTCCATTTTAGAAGATAATCCTGAACAAATGAAAATAATTTATAAACCGAATGAAGGTTACAACTTCTTAGGTGGTCAAATTGGTAATTCTGCATTGGAATTAGTCCGTAAAGAAGTAAACAAACAAGTTTCAGCAACTTATGCCAAAACATTATTTGCTAATATAAAGAAAATGGGCAACGGTTTTGGAGATGCAGCTGATGGAGCTGGTCAATTAGAAAAAGGTGTTGGAAAACTTGATAAAGGTGCCAATCAATTGAATGATGGTATCCAGTCTGCTAAAGACGGTGCCACAAAATTAGCTGATGGTACTAAGTCCGCAGCAACTGGATCAAACGATTTAAAAAATGGGATAGATTCAGCAGCAAATGGTGCTAGTCAAATAAATAATGGTACTAAATCTGCAGTAAATGGATCCAATCAACTGAATAATGGTATTGTTTCAGCAAAAGATGGATCAACTAAATTACAAACTGGATCATCTGATTTGAAAAAAGGAACAGAAACTTTAGTTTCTGGATTAGAAGGAAACACTTCTAATATCAATGCTTTAAATAATGGCGCACAAAAAATAAACACTGGTGTGGGTACATTAAGCACAGGTTTATCACAATTAGCACCTGGTGCGCGTAATGTGTCAGCTGGTGTTTCACAACTTGTTACGGGTTTAGGTGAAATGCCTGCACAAATTTCTTCATTACAAACAGGAGTAGCAACTCTTAATAATGGTGCATCAAACTTAACAAAAGGAACAGAATCACTTGCAGCAGGAACAAAACAATTAATTGCTCAAATAAAAGCAATGAATCTACCTGAAGATCAAGAAAATGCGTTACTTGCAACAGCTACTACAATTGATACAGGTGCGTCTAATGTCAATGCAGGTGCAGCAAAATTAAGTGAAGGTACAACACAACTGAATAACAGTGTTGCAGGAATTAAAGCACCTACAACAAAAGATTTAACAGCATTAAAACAAGGTGCTGCTCAAGTTTCAGCTGGTCTAGATAAGATGAACAAATCTGTTAGTAGTGAACTAGCTCCTGGAACCAAACAACTAGCAGCTGGTACAAATAAGCTTGCTTCTAATTGGAGCTCTTCTATTGAAGGTGCAAAAAAATTGGATGCTGGAGCGGGTAATCTTAATAAAGGTCTTTCCTCACTTAATAATGGACTTGGTCAATTGCAAACAGGATCTGGAAAGTTAGTAAGTGGTTTAGGAACATTAAGTAATGGAACAGAGTCACTTGTGAATGGTATGGGCCAATTACAAACAGGATCAGGACAGTTAGCAACTGGCTTAGGAACATTAAGTAATGGAACGCAATCATTAGTAAGTGGTGCACTAAAACTCGCAGATGGTTCGCAACAACTTGCAGACGGTACATCTAAATTGAAAAATGGGGCAGGTACATTACAATCAAAACTTGCCGATGCACATAAGGAAGCTTCAAGTGTCAATGCAACTCAAAAAACATATGATATGGTTGGTGAACCAGTTGATGTTGAAAAACAAGAAATCAACAAAGTACCAAACTATGGTACCGGTTTTGCACCTTACTTTATCTCACTTGGCTTATTTGTTGGAGCATTATTGATTTCAATTGTGTTCCCATTAGTAGAACCAGCGATTAAACCTAAAAACGGTTTCTCATGGTTTACAAGTAAGACTGTTGTATTGGCAGTAGTTGGTTTCATTCAATCCTTAATTGTGGTAGCAATTGCTTTATTTGGTTTGAAAATTGAAATTGCCAATGTCGGAGCGTTTATGTTAATGGCATTGATCACTAGTTATGTATTTTTAGCGTTAGTTCAAATGCTTGTTACAGTATTAGGAGACCCAGGACGTTTCTTAGCCATTATTGTCCTAATTCTTCAATTAACAACAAGTGCTGGTACATTCCCATTAGAATTAGTACCAAAAGCATTGCATGTATTCAATACAATTTTACCGATGACCTATTCAGTACAAGGTTTTAAAGCTGCTATTTCAACTGGAGACATGGGCTTCTTTGGATTTAATATGGGAATCTTATTGTTATTCATGGTTGTTTTCTTGGCGATTACATGTGGATTTTTTGCTCTACTATTTGCGAAACGTCACTCAAAAGAAGCAGCTGCAGAGTAG
- a CDS encoding LLM class flavin-dependent oxidoreductase: MEFGVYTLADIGPNPYNGQTISAKKRIQEVIAAAKLADELGLQIFGVGEHHRLDYAVSSVPVMLSAIAQQTKNIHLTSTTTVLSTVDPVRLYEDFATLDLLSDGRAEIIAGRGAFIESFPLFGYNLEQYNELFEEHLELWQRLNKEERLSWQGHLRASLQNAEISPRATKEIPTWIGVGGTPESAMRAGRFGTGLALAILGGNPHYFVPLVEAYKREFIAAGHPKEKYKVAVTGHGYFTEDGHQARKEFYAYYKNYWGYVNKQRGMSFHLNRESFEKMTGPNTALFVGSPDEVVEKILKQHELFGHTRFLAQLDIGGQPFETVTHSMELLATKIMPQVNQYIKG; encoded by the coding sequence GTGGAATTTGGCGTATACACATTAGCTGATATTGGCCCAAATCCATACAATGGGCAAACCATATCGGCAAAGAAAAGAATTCAAGAAGTAATAGCAGCAGCAAAATTAGCTGATGAGTTAGGGCTGCAAATATTTGGTGTTGGAGAGCATCATCGTTTAGATTATGCGGTTTCCTCTGTGCCAGTTATGTTAAGTGCCATTGCTCAACAAACAAAGAATATTCATCTAACAAGTACTACAACAGTATTAAGTACAGTTGATCCTGTTCGATTATATGAAGATTTTGCTACACTTGATTTGTTATCAGATGGACGTGCTGAAATAATTGCAGGTAGAGGGGCATTTATCGAATCTTTTCCATTATTCGGTTACAATTTAGAACAATACAATGAGCTATTTGAAGAACATCTGGAACTTTGGCAAAGATTAAATAAGGAAGAACGACTAAGTTGGCAAGGTCATTTACGAGCATCGCTTCAAAATGCAGAAATTTCTCCTCGAGCAACAAAGGAAATTCCAACATGGATTGGTGTTGGTGGGACACCAGAAAGTGCAATGAGAGCTGGACGATTTGGTACGGGGTTAGCACTTGCAATACTTGGTGGAAATCCACATTACTTTGTTCCGTTGGTAGAAGCATATAAACGTGAATTTATCGCGGCAGGACATCCAAAAGAGAAGTATAAAGTAGCTGTGACTGGACATGGTTACTTTACAGAGGATGGTCATCAAGCGCGGAAAGAATTTTATGCTTACTATAAAAACTATTGGGGATATGTCAATAAACAACGAGGTATGTCTTTTCATTTGAATCGAGAAAGTTTTGAAAAAATGACAGGACCGAATACAGCATTATTTGTAGGAAGTCCAGATGAAGTTGTTGAAAAGATATTGAAGCAGCATGAATTATTTGGCCATACTAGATTTTTAGCGCAGTTAGATATTGGTGGACAACCATTTGAAACAGTTACACACTCTATGGAACTATTAGCAACGAAAATTATGCCTCAAGTCAATCAATATATCAAAGGTTAA
- a CDS encoding lipoate--protein ligase encodes MYFIDNKGINDPRINLAIEEYALKTMDVEKDSFLLFYINQPSIIIGRNQNTIEEINTDYVEENDIIVVRRLSGGGAVYHDLGNLNFSFLTKDDGESFQNFKKFTQPVVDAMKKLGINSELSGRNDILAEGRKISGNAMFSTKGRMFSHGTLMYNCDIDAVVSALKVKKEKIESKGIKSVRSRVANIADFMENPISIEEFRMEILKSIFGGEENIQYYDLTEEDWKNIYKLSEERYQKWDWNYGQSPKFNIQRTKKFPSGFIDLRLEVNKGIMQEVHIFGDFFGVGEMEDIENVLRGKKYEPHTISDALEEIDIPTYFGGVSKEEFVKLIY; translated from the coding sequence ATGTATTTTATTGATAACAAAGGAATTAATGATCCACGTATAAACCTAGCTATAGAGGAATATGCACTAAAAACAATGGATGTTGAAAAAGATTCATTTTTATTGTTTTATATTAATCAGCCTTCCATTATTATTGGAAGAAACCAAAATACAATAGAAGAAATTAATACTGACTATGTGGAAGAAAATGATATTATCGTTGTGCGCCGATTATCTGGCGGTGGAGCTGTGTATCATGATCTTGGCAATTTAAACTTTAGCTTTTTGACAAAGGATGACGGTGAATCCTTCCAAAACTTTAAAAAGTTCACGCAACCTGTAGTTGATGCTATGAAAAAATTAGGGATTAATTCCGAATTATCTGGTCGAAATGATATCCTGGCTGAAGGACGTAAAATTTCTGGGAATGCAATGTTCTCAACCAAAGGGCGTATGTTCAGTCATGGAACACTGATGTATAATTGCGATATTGATGCTGTTGTATCGGCTTTAAAAGTTAAAAAAGAAAAAATTGAGTCAAAAGGGATAAAATCCGTACGTTCTCGTGTTGCGAATATTGCTGATTTCATGGAAAATCCTATTTCAATCGAAGAATTCAGAATGGAAATATTAAAATCCATTTTTGGTGGCGAGGAAAACATTCAATATTATGATTTAACCGAAGAAGATTGGAAAAATATTTATAAGCTATCCGAAGAACGCTATCAAAAATGGGATTGGAACTATGGTCAATCACCGAAGTTTAATATTCAACGTACAAAAAAATTCCCTTCTGGATTTATCGATTTGCGTTTAGAAGTAAATAAAGGAATTATGCAAGAAGTCCATATTTTTGGTGATTTCTTTGGTGTTGGAGAAATGGAAGATATCGAAAATGTGCTTCGTGGGAAGAAATATGAACCGCATACAATTTCAGATGCACTAGAAGAGATTGATATCCCAACTTACTTTGGTGGCGTTTCTAAAGAAGAATTTGTAAAACTAATTTATTAA
- the yhfH gene encoding protein YhfH, which produces MLENVIEFFKNLPDKHCVECGEKIEEQSECYTNTCEHCNSL; this is translated from the coding sequence ATGTTAGAAAACGTTATTGAATTTTTCAAGAACTTACCTGATAAACACTGTGTAGAATGTGGCGAAAAAATTGAAGAACAAAGCGAGTGTTATACAAATACTTGCGAACATTGTAACTCTCTTTAA
- a CDS encoding response regulator transcription factor encodes MNTHRILIVEDDLKIATLLGDTLRKYHYDVETVKSFDNILDDFKAFNPHLVLLDINLPSFDGYYWCRQLRLLTTCPIIFISARSGEMDQIFALENGGDDFITKPFNYEIVLAKIKSHLRRSYGEYATKQEERTIKQGQLELFLERMELHTKNAEIPLQKKECVILELLMGQAPKVVSREKLLEELWDDQAFVDENTLNVNMTRVRKKLSDYGVQSTIETVRGAGYRFVLCEEEQ; translated from the coding sequence ATGAATACACATCGAATATTAATCGTAGAAGATGATTTGAAAATTGCTACATTATTAGGCGATACTCTTCGTAAGTATCATTATGATGTAGAAACAGTTAAATCTTTTGACAATATACTTGATGACTTTAAAGCGTTCAATCCTCATCTTGTTTTGCTAGATATTAATTTACCTTCTTTTGATGGCTATTATTGGTGTCGTCAGCTTAGACTGCTGACGACATGTCCAATCATTTTCATCTCAGCTAGATCAGGTGAGATGGATCAAATTTTTGCTTTAGAGAATGGTGGAGATGATTTTATCACAAAGCCTTTTAACTATGAAATTGTCTTAGCGAAGATTAAAAGCCATTTACGTAGGTCCTATGGAGAATATGCGACAAAGCAAGAAGAAAGAACGATTAAGCAAGGTCAGTTAGAATTATTTTTAGAACGTATGGAACTGCATACAAAGAATGCGGAAATTCCGCTTCAAAAAAAAGAATGTGTTATTTTAGAATTATTAATGGGACAAGCTCCAAAAGTTGTATCTAGAGAAAAACTATTAGAAGAATTATGGGATGATCAAGCTTTTGTAGACGAAAATACGCTGAATGTTAATATGACACGTGTCCGTAAAAAACTGTCTGATTATGGTGTTCAATCAACCATAGAAACTGTACGAGGTGCTGGATATCGCTTTGTTTTATGTGAAGAGGAGCAATAA
- a CDS encoding TetR/AcrR family transcriptional regulator encodes MDRRQEILEAASKSFSLFGYKATTMDQVAKIANVGKGTIYTFFANKEILFQEIVVKMISEMKLTAEEEIVPDRPFQENAHNVLMKILQFREVHQLYAKLVEEEKELRTPTVKMMLVRIEKEIVSYIAEKIDIAIDKKELRPCDSELVAYLLFKAYIGFVADWGATHDSELSEERIAFLFRDTIFRGLLP; translated from the coding sequence ATGGATAGGAGACAAGAAATTCTAGAAGCAGCTTCCAAATCCTTTTCTCTTTTTGGATATAAAGCAACGACAATGGACCAAGTGGCGAAAATTGCAAATGTCGGGAAAGGTACAATTTATACTTTTTTTGCGAATAAAGAAATACTTTTTCAAGAAATTGTCGTTAAAATGATATCGGAAATGAAATTGACAGCTGAAGAAGAGATTGTACCGGATCGTCCATTTCAAGAAAATGCACATAATGTTTTAATGAAAATATTGCAATTTAGAGAAGTTCATCAACTCTATGCAAAATTGGTAGAAGAAGAAAAAGAACTTCGAACACCTACAGTTAAAATGATGTTAGTTCGTATAGAAAAAGAAATTGTTTCATATATTGCTGAGAAAATAGATATTGCAATCGATAAGAAAGAATTGCGCCCTTGTGATTCTGAACTGGTGGCATATTTATTATTTAAAGCATATATTGGTTTTGTAGCTGACTGGGGTGCAACGCATGATTCGGAATTATCGGAAGAGAGGATTGCGTTTTTGTTTCGAGATACTATTTTCAGAGGTCTCTTACCGTGA
- a CDS encoding response regulator transcription factor → MTTILIVDDEQDMRNLINVMLRQSGFQTLQANSGYEALKVVTEHPIDLIILDIMMPHINGFEVCTEIRRTSNVPIIFLTARDANEDKVKGLTIGADDYVVKPFTANELVARIQAILRRSGSDVIEVKNKLLVKDLVELDEVSRKVCVSGKLVPLTLKEFELLHLFMNNENVVYTREQLLETIWGLHYGGGTRTVDTHIKTLRLKLGPEAGQFIHTVWGLGYRFEVVK, encoded by the coding sequence ATGACAACGATACTTATTGTAGATGATGAACAAGATATGAGAAATCTGATTAATGTCATGTTACGTCAATCAGGATTTCAAACACTCCAAGCAAATAGTGGATACGAAGCACTAAAAGTTGTAACTGAGCATCCTATAGATTTAATAATATTAGATATTATGATGCCACATATAAATGGATTCGAAGTATGTACGGAGATTAGAAGAACGTCAAATGTGCCTATAATTTTCTTAACAGCAAGGGATGCAAATGAAGATAAAGTTAAAGGGTTAACAATTGGTGCTGATGATTACGTGGTAAAACCTTTTACAGCAAATGAACTGGTAGCACGTATCCAAGCTATACTTAGGAGATCAGGCAGTGATGTAATAGAAGTTAAAAATAAACTACTTGTAAAGGATTTGGTTGAGTTAGATGAAGTTTCTCGTAAAGTGTGTGTATCCGGTAAATTAGTCCCACTAACTTTAAAAGAGTTTGAATTATTGCATTTATTTATGAACAATGAAAATGTGGTATATACAAGGGAACAGTTATTAGAAACGATTTGGGGTTTACATTATGGTGGGGGGACTAGAACAGTAGATACCCATATTAAAACATTAAGATTAAAACTAGGTCCAGAAGCCGGTCAATTTATACACACTGTTTGGGGATTAGGATATCGCTTTGAGGTTGTAAAATGA
- a CDS encoding VOC family protein, with the protein MRYHEKPNMYVKHVEIKVADLDRSIKYYTEIIGFQILQQTADRVVFTTDGQSSILSIVQPEGAYQSPQKTTGLYHFAILLPSRKDLANIIRHLQQRGIYFGASDHDVSEALYLRDPDNNGIEIYADRIPEEWTWTGDQVYMKTEPLDFKDLMQNAQGEWNGLPAKTVMGHIHLHVANLEKAKEFYTALGYRVVLRYGGKALFISTGDYHHHIGLNTWNGEDAPQPASNQVGLQSFTVQLDESDETIMKRLAFIGAPVEQIENGFITVDPSGNRIIVEK; encoded by the coding sequence ATGAGGTATCATGAGAAACCAAATATGTATGTGAAACATGTTGAAATAAAAGTAGCAGATTTAGATCGTTCTATAAAATATTATACAGAGATAATAGGATTTCAAATTTTACAGCAAACAGCAGACCGTGTAGTTTTTACAACTGATGGGCAATCAAGCATTTTATCAATTGTCCAACCAGAAGGTGCGTATCAATCTCCACAAAAAACAACAGGTCTATATCATTTTGCGATTCTACTACCAAGTCGTAAAGACCTAGCTAATATTATTAGACATCTGCAACAAAGAGGCATCTATTTTGGAGCATCGGATCATGATGTAAGTGAAGCACTCTATCTACGTGACCCTGACAACAATGGTATTGAAATTTATGCGGATCGAATACCAGAAGAGTGGACTTGGACAGGTGACCAAGTTTATATGAAAACAGAACCATTAGATTTTAAGGATTTAATGCAAAATGCACAAGGTGAATGGAATGGACTTCCCGCTAAAACGGTTATGGGGCATATTCATTTGCATGTAGCAAATCTAGAAAAAGCGAAAGAATTTTATACGGCTCTAGGTTATCGAGTAGTGTTACGATACGGTGGAAAGGCGTTATTTATTTCTACAGGTGATTACCACCATCATATTGGATTAAATACATGGAATGGCGAAGATGCACCTCAACCTGCTAGTAACCAAGTTGGTTTACAAAGCTTTACTGTGCAATTAGATGAAAGTGATGAGACTATTATGAAACGATTAGCTTTTATTGGTGCACCGGTTGAACAAATAGAAAATGGTTTTATAACAGTTGATCCATCTGGTAATCGTATAATTGTAGAAAAATAG